In a genomic window of Niallia taxi:
- a CDS encoding bifunctional homocysteine S-methyltransferase/methylenetetrahydrofolate reductase — MNFRDELQKRILIGDGAMGTLLYSNGIDNCYEELNITHPDRIETIHSAYLEAGADILQSNTYGANYYKLKRYGLEEEVSTINRKGIAIARKAANGKAFVFGTIGASRSFRKSDLDLDEIKRCFREQLYSQLIENPDGLILETYYDLEELEMVLKIARNETELPIIANVSLHETSYLQEGIHLNEALLRLEALGADAVGVNCHLGPHHMIRSLEEVPLPKKAFLSVYPNASSLPEYVDGRFIYEAVPDYFGYSAVNLRNQGARIIGGCCGTTPNHIAAVKKALGNIAPIKEKKIIKRKVEVIEAAVKETKKGLYEKAKLERTILVELDPPKKLGIKEFMKGAKALHKAGVDSITLADNSLASPRISNVALGTILKKEIGSEPLMHITCRDRNMIGLQSHLMGLQTLGLNEVLVVTGDPSKIGDFPGATSVYDLSSFDLISLVKQFNEGLSYSGQSLGQRTNFKIAAAFNPNIRHMHKAVERMEKKIACGAQSFLTQPVFSTSQIEDVYEATKHLDTPIFMGIMPLTSTRNAEFIHNEVPGIKLPDTVRKAMASAGNDPIKARAEGIAIAKELVDAASERFKGIYLITPFLRFELTEELSKYIREVDNKRVVELTANEQ; from the coding sequence ATGAATTTCAGAGATGAATTGCAAAAGCGAATTTTAATCGGTGATGGGGCGATGGGAACTCTTCTTTATTCAAATGGAATTGATAATTGTTATGAAGAGTTGAATATTACCCACCCAGACAGAATCGAAACAATCCATTCAGCGTATTTAGAGGCTGGTGCTGATATTCTCCAATCCAATACATATGGGGCGAACTATTATAAACTTAAGCGATATGGTCTGGAGGAAGAGGTTAGCACTATTAATAGAAAAGGCATTGCTATTGCCAGAAAAGCAGCAAACGGGAAAGCCTTCGTCTTTGGAACTATTGGTGCTTCTCGAAGCTTTCGGAAATCTGACCTCGATTTGGATGAGATTAAAAGATGCTTTCGCGAGCAATTATACAGCCAGCTTATTGAAAATCCAGATGGGTTGATATTAGAAACCTATTATGATTTAGAAGAACTAGAAATGGTATTAAAGATTGCCAGAAATGAAACAGAGTTGCCGATAATTGCAAATGTTTCGTTACATGAAACGAGTTATTTGCAGGAAGGTATTCATTTAAATGAAGCCTTACTAAGGCTCGAAGCGTTAGGTGCAGATGCGGTTGGTGTGAATTGTCATTTAGGTCCGCACCATATGATACGCTCACTTGAAGAGGTTCCGCTTCCAAAGAAAGCGTTCCTGTCTGTTTACCCAAATGCGAGCAGTCTTCCTGAATATGTTGACGGGCGCTTCATATATGAAGCTGTTCCTGATTATTTTGGATATAGCGCAGTTAATTTGCGTAATCAAGGAGCACGCATAATCGGAGGCTGTTGTGGCACAACGCCAAACCATATTGCTGCAGTTAAAAAGGCGCTTGGCAATATAGCTCCAATAAAGGAAAAGAAAATAATCAAACGTAAAGTTGAAGTGATAGAAGCAGCAGTTAAAGAAACGAAAAAAGGTCTTTATGAAAAAGCAAAATTGGAACGAACCATTTTAGTTGAATTAGATCCGCCGAAAAAATTGGGTATTAAGGAGTTTATGAAAGGGGCAAAAGCACTGCATAAGGCAGGAGTAGACTCTATCACACTTGCTGATAATTCCTTAGCAAGCCCAAGAATTAGCAATGTTGCTCTTGGAACGATTTTAAAAAAGGAAATTGGCTCAGAGCCACTGATGCATATCACCTGTCGTGACCGAAACATGATTGGCCTGCAGTCTCACTTAATGGGCTTGCAGACACTTGGCTTAAATGAAGTGTTAGTCGTGACCGGAGACCCTTCCAAAATCGGTGATTTTCCAGGTGCGACAAGCGTTTATGATCTTTCTTCATTCGATTTAATCAGCCTTGTGAAGCAATTTAATGAAGGGTTATCCTACTCTGGACAAAGCCTTGGTCAGCGAACAAATTTCAAAATTGCCGCTGCCTTCAATCCTAATATTCGCCATATGCATAAAGCAGTAGAGCGGATGGAAAAGAAAATTGCTTGTGGCGCACAGTCATTTTTGACACAGCCAGTTTTTTCAACCAGCCAAATAGAAGACGTTTATGAAGCCACAAAGCATCTCGACACACCGATATTTATGGGGATCATGCCACTAACAAGCACACGAAATGCTGAATTTATTCATAATGAGGTTCCTGGAATTAAGCTTCCTGATACTGTAAGAAAGGCAATGGCTTCGGCAGGTAATGATCCTATAAAGGCCAGAGCTGAAGGAATTGCGATTGCAAAAGAGTTAGTAGATGCAGCTTCAGAGAGGTTTAAAGGGATTTATTTAATAACACCTTTTCTGCGGTTTGAGCTGACAGAGGAGCTGTCAAAATATATAAGAGAAGTGGATAATAAACGAGTTGTGGAACTAACAGCAAACGAGCAATAA
- a CDS encoding ROK family transcriptional regulator, producing MNELSATPKSMKKVIHTGIRKSLLELGSATKVELSNTLDISFPTISKFLSQMERDGEIYLVGLDDSSGGRRAKRYSYNAEYMLGLSIFLERTETNYTIFNCAGEIKETGTVQSVLKDDDLTSLNGCIESIMAKYPKISSIAIGVPGSVDNGRIFYIPGYDSLQNFDLKKYYEDRFSIPVVVENDMNAAVLGYHFNMGMTEKHSLVYLYFGQNGPGAGIMINGDVVRGSTFFSGEISLIPQYNDKNFQEALNNEAIKIDAISRLVASFVSILNPHAIIFNKAEVEQQLLDEIVNNSLIYVPAEHLPELTWSDWKKDYLYGLQSLALEQIMKE from the coding sequence ATGAATGAATTATCAGCTACTCCAAAATCTATGAAAAAAGTTATCCATACTGGTATTCGCAAATCATTGTTGGAATTGGGGAGCGCTACTAAGGTTGAACTTAGTAATACATTAGATATCAGTTTTCCGACTATAAGCAAATTTTTGTCCCAGATGGAAAGGGACGGAGAGATTTATTTAGTTGGGCTAGATGATTCTAGTGGTGGAAGAAGAGCAAAAAGATATTCATATAACGCGGAATATATGTTAGGTTTGTCCATATTTTTGGAACGAACCGAAACGAATTATACAATATTCAATTGTGCGGGTGAAATAAAAGAAACAGGAACTGTTCAAAGTGTGTTAAAAGATGATGACTTAACGTCCTTGAATGGCTGTATCGAAAGCATCATGGCTAAATACCCGAAAATAAGCTCTATTGCAATTGGAGTTCCAGGTTCTGTTGATAATGGCCGAATATTTTATATACCAGGTTATGATTCCCTTCAAAATTTTGACCTGAAAAAGTATTATGAGGATCGTTTTTCTATCCCTGTAGTTGTGGAAAATGATATGAATGCAGCTGTGCTTGGATATCATTTCAATATGGGCATGACCGAAAAACACTCGCTCGTATATTTGTATTTTGGTCAAAATGGACCAGGAGCCGGCATTATGATTAATGGAGATGTAGTTAGAGGAAGTACATTTTTCTCTGGAGAAATCTCGTTGATTCCTCAGTATAATGATAAGAATTTTCAAGAGGCATTGAATAATGAAGCTATTAAGATTGATGCAATCAGCAGGTTAGTAGCCTCATTTGTATCCATTCTTAATCCACATGCCATCATATTCAACAAGGCTGAGGTTGAACAACAGCTATTAGATGAAATTGTAAATAATAGCTTAATATATGTACCTGCAGAACATCTTCCAGAACTTACATGGAGCGATTGGAAAAAGGATTACTTATACGGGCTGCAAAGTCTTGCTCTTGAGCAAATTATGAAGGAATAA
- a CDS encoding methyl-accepting chemotaxis protein — MKRMSIKVKTLVFLMPLIFITLVVMTTVSFKASHNYISNETDQKLKYQLDSITSNVQGVIDTHTAFSKGIANALERKATSYTLQDFDSVFKAVLEDNQDVYGIGIYFDPYKYKEDTKYFSTYSYREGGKITSTQAYNDPGYDYPNQAWYKAGVGSDNTANIAYTKPLYDESTKATLITAAMPIYKEENGNNTLQAIVTSDIDLGEIKTLISETKVGEKGWAFLLDKDGQYIAAKNEEKVMKLNIKDEKSKELAGLSTSMLSGKEGDGYFTENGQEYYVQYQQIQGTDWVLGSVVPKLELTKASQSILKYLIIIGIVGIIIIAAGIIFFSTYLSKNVKKVNDLSVDMSNGDLTKELHIKSSDEFGVMASNFNKMISNLREMISQVAANSEAVSTTSFELREGATETTKATEHIADAIQEVSEGSQAQTESSQQIVLAMEEMSSGIQRIASSSVEMLENSADVMEKAKDGRRSLENSSTQMNSIQQSVSQSAEVVRRLGEHSNKIGDIVKVISDIADQTNLLALNATIEAARAGEAGKGFAVVADEVRKLAEESSQSGKEIVEIISIIQQDTKLAVDVMDNGTKEVQAGIVVVNGANTAFLTILESIQSVDSLIQEVSASSQQMSAASQEITASVEHLSDIARNASDNTQNVVASTEEQLATMNNLKNASGHLQSMSQQLKELISQFKI; from the coding sequence ATGAAAAGAATGTCTATAAAAGTAAAAACACTGGTTTTTCTTATGCCGTTAATTTTTATAACGCTAGTGGTGATGACGACTGTTTCTTTTAAAGCATCCCATAATTATATATCCAATGAAACAGATCAAAAGCTGAAATATCAGTTAGATTCCATAACTAGTAACGTGCAAGGAGTTATTGATACACATACTGCCTTTTCAAAAGGTATTGCTAATGCATTAGAGAGAAAGGCAACAAGCTATACACTGCAAGATTTTGACTCCGTGTTTAAAGCGGTGCTTGAGGATAATCAAGATGTATACGGAATAGGAATATATTTTGATCCTTATAAATATAAAGAAGACACAAAATACTTCAGTACGTACAGCTATAGAGAGGGCGGCAAGATTACATCCACACAAGCTTATAATGATCCAGGTTACGATTATCCAAATCAAGCTTGGTACAAAGCTGGTGTTGGGTCAGATAACACTGCGAATATTGCTTATACAAAGCCATTATACGATGAAAGTACTAAGGCAACGTTGATTACTGCAGCAATGCCAATCTATAAAGAAGAGAATGGAAATAATACTTTACAAGCAATTGTAACGAGTGATATTGATCTTGGAGAAATAAAAACACTAATATCTGAAACAAAAGTGGGAGAAAAGGGTTGGGCGTTTCTCTTGGATAAAGACGGGCAATATATTGCAGCAAAAAATGAAGAAAAGGTAATGAAGCTAAACATAAAGGACGAAAAAAGCAAGGAATTAGCTGGACTATCAACATCGATGCTTTCTGGTAAAGAAGGTGATGGCTACTTTACTGAAAATGGTCAAGAATACTATGTGCAATATCAACAAATTCAAGGTACTGACTGGGTATTAGGGTCTGTTGTGCCTAAGCTTGAGCTTACAAAAGCATCTCAATCTATTTTAAAGTATTTAATAATAATTGGCATTGTCGGTATCATTATTATTGCTGCTGGAATCATATTTTTCTCTACGTATTTATCTAAGAATGTGAAGAAGGTCAATGATTTGTCTGTAGATATGTCCAATGGCGATCTGACAAAGGAGCTGCATATTAAAAGCTCTGATGAATTCGGTGTAATGGCTAGTAATTTTAACAAAATGATTAGTAATCTTAGAGAGATGATTTCACAAGTAGCTGCAAATTCTGAAGCAGTATCCACAACCTCTTTTGAATTGAGAGAAGGAGCAACAGAAACAACGAAGGCTACAGAACATATAGCTGATGCTATTCAGGAGGTTTCTGAAGGTTCACAAGCACAAACAGAAAGCTCTCAGCAAATCGTTTTGGCAATGGAAGAAATGAGCTCTGGTATTCAAAGAATTGCGTCTTCTTCTGTAGAAATGCTGGAGAATTCTGCAGACGTAATGGAAAAAGCTAAGGATGGTCGCCGTTCATTAGAAAACTCGTCAACACAAATGAACTCCATTCAGCAAAGTGTGTCTCAATCAGCTGAAGTAGTAAGAAGATTAGGCGAGCATTCGAATAAAATTGGGGATATTGTCAAGGTTATTTCCGATATTGCTGATCAAACGAATCTTTTGGCTCTTAATGCAACAATTGAAGCAGCACGAGCTGGGGAAGCCGGAAAAGGATTCGCTGTAGTTGCAGATGAAGTTCGCAAGCTCGCAGAAGAATCTAGTCAATCTGGTAAGGAAATAGTAGAGATAATCTCAATAATCCAGCAAGATACAAAGCTAGCTGTTGACGTAATGGATAATGGAACAAAAGAGGTTCAAGCAGGTATAGTTGTAGTAAATGGAGCAAACACGGCATTTTTGACAATATTAGAATCTATTCAATCCGTGGATAGTCTAATTCAGGAAGTGTCCGCTTCTTCTCAACAAATGTCCGCTGCATCACAAGAAATCACAGCATCTGTTGAGCATTTATCAGATATTGCAAGAAATGCGTCTGATAATACGCAAAACGTTGTTGCAAGCACAGAGGAACAACTAGCTACCATGAACAATTTGAAAAATGCAAGTGGCCATTTACAAAGCATGTCACAACAGCTGAAGGAACTAATTTCTCAGTTTAAGATATAA
- a CDS encoding mechanosensitive ion channel family protein, translating to MNDISKLLEKFPIKITVAALLIILIVYLIRKFIKIFFDKTSFLDENREETIIHFTNQATKVIGVVFFLLYLLSHFFDLEKLVTGSVVVAGALAVILQHIIRDYIMGLTYLFERQINYGDYIIINGERQGKIEEISMRHLKIRQYDGYLYTVSYSNITELQNGTRGRRRVNESLILNYRQNPDAAFKVMEEVARICNEKYGEYLLKDENGVSVERFQFNEITELNVDFMGHKYSISGLVKEADYVEASKRLRYELALAAYNSDLIMAESTSTSH from the coding sequence ATGAATGATATTTCGAAGCTGCTTGAAAAGTTTCCTATTAAAATCACTGTAGCAGCATTGCTTATTATACTAATTGTTTATTTAATCCGTAAATTTATTAAGATTTTCTTTGATAAAACAAGCTTTTTAGATGAAAATCGTGAAGAGACCATTATCCATTTCACCAATCAGGCGACAAAGGTAATAGGAGTAGTCTTTTTCCTCCTTTATTTACTTAGCCACTTCTTTGATCTTGAAAAGCTTGTTACTGGCTCCGTTGTTGTGGCAGGTGCCTTGGCTGTTATTCTTCAGCATATTATCAGGGATTATATAATGGGGCTAACATACCTGTTTGAACGCCAAATTAATTACGGCGATTATATTATTATTAATGGCGAGCGCCAGGGGAAAATTGAAGAAATCAGCATGCGCCATCTCAAAATCCGCCAATACGATGGCTACCTGTATACTGTTTCCTATAGCAATATAACAGAGCTTCAAAATGGGACAAGAGGCAGACGCAGGGTAAATGAAAGCCTTATCCTCAATTACAGACAAAATCCAGATGCTGCCTTCAAAGTAATGGAGGAAGTAGCTCGAATTTGTAATGAAAAATATGGCGAATATTTATTAAAGGATGAAAACGGTGTTTCCGTTGAAAGATTTCAATTTAACGAGATAACCGAGCTAAATGTTGATTTCATGGGCCATAAATATTCTATATCTGGTCTTGTGAAGGAAGCTGATTATGTGGAAGCAAGTAAAAGGTTGCGGTACGAGCTAGCACTTGCCGCCTACAATAGCGATTTAATAATGGCAGAGAGCACAAGCACCAGCCATTAA
- a CDS encoding alpha/beta fold hydrolase gives MYLKGECKVLFSKFIDHYALNQLHKKKSKKSQFSVPKEILEPIRREDFYQVDTKDVQVNIDYDTGIYRFKSIVTSEFPINDLVSGEVYLHAEGAANPNVIFVHGWRMNSYSKLKSMYHSRMSQLGWNMYYFPLAYHMDRTPPHSLYNGELMISANIDRTVAAARQSIIDLRTLIHSIKQINDGPIILVGVSLGGWITNLIATLESELDAVVSVFYANRLAYSIWNTIPGRYIKEDLLQNGIDYKALLKHWEITDPSLTLPKIKKDNILLISGKYDQYISLEDADYLWESWGKPPRKLYNCGHSGIVLQQKKIAEDTITFIQERIKSGYS, from the coding sequence ATGTATTTAAAAGGGGAATGTAAAGTGCTTTTTTCTAAGTTCATTGACCACTACGCTTTAAATCAGTTACATAAAAAGAAAAGTAAAAAATCGCAGTTTTCTGTGCCGAAAGAGATATTAGAACCTATACGGAGAGAGGATTTTTATCAAGTTGATACAAAGGATGTACAGGTAAATATTGATTATGACACAGGCATTTATCGCTTTAAGTCAATAGTTACATCGGAATTTCCTATAAATGATCTAGTAAGTGGCGAGGTATACTTGCATGCCGAAGGGGCAGCTAATCCGAATGTTATCTTTGTTCATGGCTGGAGAATGAACTCATACAGTAAGTTAAAAAGTATGTACCATAGCCGCATGTCTCAGTTAGGCTGGAATATGTATTACTTTCCACTGGCATATCATATGGATCGTACTCCGCCACACTCCCTTTATAATGGAGAATTAATGATAAGTGCAAATATCGATCGAACAGTTGCGGCGGCTAGACAATCAATCATTGATTTAAGGACATTAATTCATTCAATCAAACAAATAAATGATGGGCCGATTATTTTAGTTGGGGTAAGTTTAGGAGGATGGATTACAAATTTAATCGCAACACTTGAATCAGAACTTGATGCAGTTGTTTCTGTGTTTTATGCAAATAGGCTAGCCTATTCCATTTGGAATACTATTCCTGGAAGGTATATTAAAGAGGATTTATTGCAGAACGGGATAGATTATAAAGCTTTATTAAAACACTGGGAAATAACTGATCCAAGTCTTACACTTCCTAAAATAAAGAAGGATAATATCCTATTAATTTCTGGTAAATATGATCAGTATATCTCATTAGAAGATGCCGATTATTTATGGGAGTCATGGGGAAAACCGCCAAGAAAGTTATATAATTGTGGTCATTCTGGCATAGTGTTACAGCAAAAAAAAATAGCGGAAGATACGATTACTTTTATTCAAGAGCGTATCAAAAGCGGATATAGTTAG
- a CDS encoding Na+/H+ antiporter NhaC family protein: MELEKNTLTVRPIEAAIVTILLMGILGYLIIGVKVVPHIAIMTGIALLLTYGAVKKVGFSELEQAMVDGIKPGLGAVMIFFFIGMLISSWMASGTIPTFIYLSVELVTGKFYYAIVFVVTAIIGLCIGSSLTTAATIGVGFMGASIALDISPAITAGAIISGAFFGDKMSPLSDTTTLAASVADTDLFEHIKDMAWTTVPAFIISFFVYLMISPKTTSESIQKIDAIKGTLLDQNLVHWYSIIPFIILAVLALKKVSVIATLFAGTISALIISFWVNNSLGFKGILELLYSGYKSNSGITEVDSMLSRGGIESMMFSISIILLALSMGGLLFKLGIVPALISVVQRILNRVSLLVCSAAGMAVAVNFIIGEQYLSILLPGNAFKENFKKAGLKPKHLSRVLEDAGTVVNPLVPWGVCGVFLSTVLGVTVTEYALFAFFCLLSPLITLFYGFTGISLPKTKKL, translated from the coding sequence ATGGAGTTAGAAAAAAACACGCTGACAGTCCGCCCGATTGAAGCAGCGATTGTTACTATATTATTAATGGGGATACTTGGATACCTCATCATTGGGGTTAAGGTTGTTCCTCATATTGCGATAATGACAGGAATTGCACTTTTATTAACTTATGGCGCAGTCAAAAAAGTTGGCTTTAGTGAACTAGAGCAAGCGATGGTGGATGGCATTAAACCAGGATTAGGTGCTGTAATGATTTTCTTTTTCATAGGAATGCTTATAAGCAGCTGGATGGCAAGCGGCACAATCCCAACATTTATCTATTTATCTGTTGAACTAGTTACTGGAAAATTTTATTATGCAATAGTTTTTGTTGTTACAGCGATTATCGGTCTTTGTATTGGAAGCTCCCTCACTACTGCAGCTACCATTGGAGTTGGCTTTATGGGAGCAAGCATTGCATTGGACATTTCGCCTGCTATCACAGCGGGAGCGATAATTTCAGGTGCATTCTTTGGGGATAAAATGTCGCCATTATCTGATACTACTACACTAGCAGCAAGTGTTGCTGATACTGATTTATTTGAACATATTAAGGATATGGCATGGACAACTGTTCCTGCATTTATTATTTCTTTCTTTGTCTACTTAATGATATCACCTAAGACAACAAGTGAAAGCATTCAGAAAATAGATGCGATTAAAGGGACACTGCTGGATCAGAACCTTGTCCACTGGTACTCTATCATCCCATTTATTATTTTAGCAGTGCTCGCACTTAAAAAGGTGTCTGTTATTGCCACATTATTCGCTGGTACAATTTCTGCACTTATTATTTCCTTTTGGGTGAATAACAGCTTAGGATTTAAAGGGATATTAGAATTACTTTACTCAGGATACAAATCAAATAGTGGAATTACAGAAGTAGACTCCATGCTATCAAGGGGTGGCATCGAAAGCATGATGTTCAGTATTTCCATTATTCTACTTGCCTTAAGCATGGGAGGCCTGTTATTTAAACTAGGAATCGTTCCTGCCCTTATATCTGTAGTGCAACGCATACTTAACCGCGTTTCCTTACTAGTATGCTCTGCTGCAGGCATGGCAGTTGCTGTTAACTTTATAATTGGTGAACAGTACTTATCCATCCTGCTGCCGGGGAATGCTTTTAAAGAAAACTTCAAAAAGGCAGGTCTAAAACCAAAGCATCTGTCACGTGTGCTTGAAGATGCAGGAACAGTCGTTAATCCACTTGTTCCTTGGGGTGTATGTGGGGTATTTCTGTCAACTGTACTCGGTGTTACTGTGACAGAGTATGCTCTATTTGCATTCTTCTGCCTTTTATCACCATTAATTACGTTATTTTATGGTTTTACAGGCATATCATTACCTAAAACGAAGAAGCTTTAA
- the metE gene encoding 5-methyltetrahydropteroyltriglutamate--homocysteine S-methyltransferase, whose amino-acid sequence MNLVSTVIGYPYIGGNREWKRCVESFWNKKISEEQFTTEMKSIRLNNLKHQQTLGLDLLTVGDFTFYDRMLDVAAMFGLVPNRYKWTGDEVDLTTYYTMARGGKEAVACEMTKWFNTNYHYIVPEYEGKQPQLTKNYILDYFIEAKEEFGVIAKPTIIGPFTFVQLAKGYDGKSKNSFLVKLLPLYVQVFQELLEAGAEWIQVEEPALCLSLNEEDIKLVQEAYTYLASELPEAKLMLQTYFEALSAYKELTQLPVAGFGLDFVHGAEENILSIRKYGFPQDKVLGIGLINGRDIWKADLVEKAAAAQSLLLLSGVKEAWIQSSCSLQHVPVTTKTEKELDATLNAALSFADEKIEELTQVTAYCVGAGTSDKNSLKKSKQAIEALAQHKTRNNTNVKQLEATVKAADFSRPLSFKERQSLQQTALNLPDFPTTTIGSFPQSDQVKRTRTAWRKKEITDAAYAEFVKNETARWIEIQEDIGLDVLVTGEFERTDMVEYFGEKLSGIAFTKFAWVVSYGSRCVKPPIIYGDVEWTSPMTVKEIVEAQELTEKYVKGMLTGPITILNWSFVRDDISREQVANQLALALREEIQALEDAGIAIIQVDEPALREGLPLRKEKWNEYLRWAVNAFKLATSSVQNETQVHTHMCYCEFNDFIDTIRALDADVISIETSRSHGELIHSLKQNSYELGIGLGVYDIHSPRVPSVAEMENILNDSLEVISKEQFWVNPDCGLKTRREEETVKSLKNMVAATQKLREQLSQTV is encoded by the coding sequence ATGAATTTAGTTAGTACAGTGATTGGCTATCCTTATATTGGTGGAAATCGTGAATGGAAGCGTTGTGTGGAATCTTTTTGGAATAAGAAAATATCTGAGGAACAATTTACGACAGAAATGAAATCAATCCGTTTGAATAACTTAAAGCACCAGCAAACTCTTGGTCTCGATCTACTGACTGTCGGGGATTTTACCTTTTATGATCGTATGCTTGATGTTGCGGCAATGTTTGGATTGGTCCCAAACCGCTATAAATGGACAGGAGATGAAGTAGACTTAACAACATACTATACAATGGCTCGTGGCGGTAAAGAAGCAGTGGCATGTGAAATGACTAAGTGGTTTAACACAAACTATCACTATATTGTACCTGAGTATGAAGGCAAGCAGCCACAGCTAACAAAAAACTATATTTTAGATTATTTCATTGAAGCGAAGGAAGAATTTGGTGTTATTGCTAAGCCGACTATTATCGGTCCATTTACTTTTGTACAATTAGCAAAAGGATATGATGGTAAATCGAAAAATTCGTTTTTAGTTAAATTATTGCCTCTGTATGTACAGGTTTTTCAAGAGCTGCTTGAAGCTGGAGCTGAATGGATTCAAGTAGAAGAACCTGCATTATGCCTTTCTTTGAATGAGGAAGACATAAAACTTGTACAGGAAGCTTACACATACTTGGCATCAGAATTACCTGAAGCAAAATTGATGCTGCAAACATACTTCGAAGCACTATCAGCATACAAAGAACTAACACAGCTCCCTGTTGCAGGATTTGGCCTTGATTTTGTCCATGGGGCAGAGGAAAACATCCTTTCTATTCGCAAATACGGCTTCCCACAGGATAAAGTATTAGGAATAGGTCTAATAAATGGAAGAGATATATGGAAGGCTGACTTAGTTGAAAAAGCTGCGGCAGCACAATCATTACTACTATTAAGTGGTGTTAAGGAGGCTTGGATTCAGTCATCATGCAGCCTCCAGCATGTACCTGTTACAACGAAAACGGAAAAAGAGCTTGATGCAACATTAAATGCTGCGCTGTCATTTGCTGATGAAAAGATAGAGGAGCTGACACAAGTAACAGCTTATTGTGTTGGAGCAGGAACGTCTGATAAAAATAGCCTCAAAAAAAGCAAACAAGCAATTGAAGCACTTGCACAGCATAAAACGAGAAATAATACGAATGTAAAGCAGCTTGAAGCTACAGTGAAGGCAGCGGATTTCTCACGCCCGCTATCATTTAAGGAGCGTCAGTCACTACAGCAAACAGCATTGAATTTACCGGATTTCCCGACAACAACAATCGGAAGTTTTCCTCAATCAGACCAAGTGAAGCGGACACGAACTGCTTGGCGTAAAAAGGAAATTACAGATGCTGCTTACGCGGAATTTGTAAAAAACGAAACAGCTCGCTGGATTGAAATCCAAGAGGATATAGGTTTGGATGTGTTAGTAACTGGTGAGTTTGAGCGTACAGATATGGTAGAGTATTTTGGAGAAAAGCTAAGTGGTATCGCATTTACTAAATTCGCTTGGGTTGTTTCCTACGGTTCCCGCTGTGTAAAACCACCAATTATTTATGGAGATGTAGAATGGACATCTCCAATGACAGTGAAGGAAATAGTAGAGGCCCAAGAACTAACGGAAAAATATGTGAAAGGAATGCTGACAGGTCCTATTACAATCTTAAATTGGTCTTTCGTCCGTGATGATATTTCCAGAGAACAAGTTGCAAACCAGTTAGCATTAGCTTTAAGAGAAGAGATTCAAGCACTAGAAGATGCAGGTATCGCCATTATTCAAGTAGATGAGCCGGCACTGCGTGAAGGGCTGCCATTGCGAAAAGAAAAATGGAATGAATATTTGCGCTGGGCCGTTAACGCGTTTAAGCTAGCGACATCAAGTGTGCAAAATGAAACGCAGGTGCATACTCATATGTGCTATTGTGAATTTAATGATTTTATTGATACAATTCGAGCACTAGATGCTGATGTTATATCAATTGAAACATCAAGAAGCCATGGTGAATTAATTCATTCACTTAAACAAAATTCCTATGAGCTTGGCATTGGTTTAGGCGTTTATGACATCCACAGCCCACGCGTACCGAGTGTAGCAGAAATGGAAAATATACTTAATGATAGTCTTGAAGTTATTTCAAAGGAACAGTTTTGGGTTAACCCAGACTGTGGCTTGAAAACACGCCGTGAGGAAGAAACAGTTAAATCGTTGAAAAACATGGTGGCCGCAACACAGAAACTACGCGAGCAGCTGTCACAAACTGTATAA